From one Streptomyces spiramyceticus genomic stretch:
- the rpmB gene encoding 50S ribosomal protein L28 produces the protein MSAHCQLTGAQPGFGNNISHSHRRTSRRFDPNIQRKRYWLASEGRHVRLTLSARAIKTVDAIGVEAAVARIRARGVKV, from the coding sequence TTGTCCGCCCACTGCCAGCTGACCGGCGCCCAGCCGGGCTTCGGCAACAACATCTCCCACTCGCACCGCCGCACGTCCCGGCGCTTCGACCCCAACATCCAGCGCAAGCGCTACTGGCTGGCGAGCGAAGGACGCCATGTGCGCCTCACGCTCAGCGCCAGGGCGATCAAGACCGTCGACGCGATCGGCGTCGAGGCCGCCGTTGCCCGGATCCGTGCGCGGGGAGTGAAGGTCTGA
- the rpmG gene encoding 50S ribosomal protein L33 produces the protein MARNEVRPIIKLRSTAGTGYTYVTRKNRRNDPDRMTLRKFDPVVRRHVDFREER, from the coding sequence ATGGCACGCAACGAAGTCCGCCCGATCATCAAGCTCAGGTCCACGGCGGGGACCGGTTACACCTACGTGACCCGCAAGAACCGCCGTAACGACCCCGACCGCATGACGCTCCGCAAGTTCGACCCGGTCGTCCGCCGGCACGTCGACTTCCGCGAAGAGCGCTGA
- a CDS encoding type B 50S ribosomal protein L31 has product MKPGIHPPYGPVVFRDTAGGFAFLTRSTMTSDKTVEWEDGRTYPVVDVEISSKSHPFYTGTARVLDTAGRVERFERRYGAK; this is encoded by the coding sequence ATGAAGCCCGGAATCCACCCGCCGTACGGTCCCGTCGTCTTCCGCGACACAGCCGGCGGCTTCGCCTTCCTCACCCGCTCCACCATGACCAGCGACAAGACGGTGGAGTGGGAGGACGGCCGTACGTACCCCGTCGTCGACGTCGAGATCTCCTCGAAGAGCCACCCCTTCTACACGGGGACGGCCCGCGTGCTGGACACCGCGGGACGCGTGGAGCGCTTCGAGCGCCGCTACGGAGCGAAGTAG
- a CDS encoding CobW family GTP-binding protein: MSERGAKLPVVIVGGLHSDARKEVVDRLLRTVPGSVALHHDLSTAAEGTVRRSVRDALGESSSGEAPLVNDCACCALREDLVPELERLAGSSLTRLAVVELWDSVEPKAMAEVVVAHGGDVLDLTAVMTAVDPALLLPYLGCGDDLSEAGLAAAASDQRTVADTWARQLEYAPVLAIVESEDSQQADEADKALLAQLHPTARQVQAASGDLAEAAFAGFDVEAAAARQHPACALLPQEADESGVGTLVWHRRRPFHPERLYEALEDLTCAAARSRGRFWLADRPDTLMAWDAAGGALCVESAGPWLASLPDAAWDMVPPMRRAAAALDWHPDHGDCCQHLVFTSPGLDRDGLEELLESCLLTDAEYAAGRDAWKRLPPAFDSLLEA; encoded by the coding sequence GTGAGCGAGAGGGGAGCCAAGCTGCCCGTCGTGATCGTCGGCGGGCTGCACTCGGACGCGCGCAAGGAGGTCGTGGACCGCCTGCTGCGCACCGTTCCCGGCAGCGTCGCTCTGCATCACGACCTGTCGACCGCGGCCGAAGGGACGGTACGCCGCAGTGTCCGCGACGCCCTGGGCGAGAGCTCGTCGGGCGAGGCGCCGCTGGTCAACGACTGCGCGTGCTGCGCGCTGCGCGAGGACCTCGTGCCCGAACTGGAGCGGCTCGCGGGCAGCAGCCTGACGCGGCTCGCGGTCGTGGAGCTGTGGGACTCGGTCGAGCCCAAGGCGATGGCTGAGGTCGTCGTCGCGCACGGCGGCGACGTACTGGACCTGACCGCCGTAATGACCGCGGTCGACCCCGCGCTGCTCCTGCCGTACCTCGGCTGCGGCGACGATCTGTCGGAAGCCGGACTCGCCGCCGCAGCCAGCGATCAGCGGACCGTCGCGGACACCTGGGCGCGGCAGCTGGAGTACGCCCCGGTGCTGGCCATCGTCGAGAGCGAGGACTCCCAACAGGCCGACGAGGCGGACAAGGCGCTGCTGGCGCAGCTGCATCCGACCGCCCGCCAGGTCCAGGCCGCGTCCGGCGACCTCGCGGAGGCCGCCTTCGCGGGCTTCGACGTCGAGGCTGCCGCGGCCCGTCAGCACCCGGCGTGCGCACTGCTCCCGCAGGAGGCGGACGAGTCGGGTGTCGGCACCTTGGTGTGGCACCGGCGCCGGCCCTTCCACCCGGAGCGGCTGTACGAGGCCCTGGAGGACCTGACGTGTGCGGCGGCCCGCAGCCGGGGCAGGTTCTGGCTCGCCGACCGCCCGGACACGCTGATGGCGTGGGACGCGGCGGGCGGGGCGCTGTGCGTGGAGAGCGCGGGGCCCTGGCTGGCCTCGCTGCCGGACGCCGCGTGGGACATGGTGCCGCCGATGCGCAGGGCGGCGGCCGCACTCGACTGGCACCCCGACCACGGGGACTGCTGCCAGCACCTGGTGTTCACCTCTCCGGGGCTTGACCGCGACGGACTCGAAGAGCTCCTCGAATCCTGCTTGTTGACCGATGCCGAATACGCGGCAGGGCGCGACGCGTGGAAGCGCCTGCCGCCCGCTTTTGATTCTCTTCTGGAGGCCTGA
- the rpsR gene encoding 30S ribosomal protein S18 encodes MSRPSRGNDPRKPLKSRPNPLDQAKITYIDYKDTDLLRKFISDRGKIRSRRVTRVSAQQQRQLTRAIKNAREMALLPYSSR; translated from the coding sequence ATGTCCCGCCCGTCCCGAGGTAATGACCCCCGCAAGCCCCTGAAATCCCGGCCCAATCCGCTGGATCAGGCGAAGATTACGTACATTGACTACAAGGACACGGATCTGCTGCGGAAATTCATTTCGGACCGCGGGAAGATCCGCAGCCGGCGTGTGACAAGGGTCTCGGCGCAGCAGCAGCGCCAGCTGACCCGGGCCATCAAGAACGCCAGGGAGATGGCCCTTCTCCCCTACTCGTCGCGCTGA
- a CDS encoding DUF397 domain-containing protein — MHHAYNGMAATELHGVVWQKSRRSNSQGSCVEFAKLPGGNVAVRNSRHPDGPALVYTPAEIEAMLLGIKDGEFDHLTGG, encoded by the coding sequence GTGCACCACGCGTACAACGGCATGGCGGCCACAGAGCTTCACGGGGTGGTCTGGCAGAAGAGCAGGCGCAGCAACTCGCAGGGGTCCTGCGTGGAGTTCGCCAAATTGCCGGGGGGGAATGTGGCAGTCCGCAATTCGCGCCACCCGGACGGTCCCGCTCTGGTCTACACGCCTGCGGAGATCGAGGCGATGCTGCTCGGCATCAAGGACGGGGAGTTCGACCACCTGACGGGTGGCTGA
- a CDS encoding ATP-binding protein translates to MGTNGSTVLEPLRQGLPPIDPAAVSSSASCALPPRYEAVGGARQFTKSTLAKWELGEHFDDVALVVSELVTNALRHALPADTPREGDQDPPVRLHLMHWTSRLVCAVRDPSHESPMAREADDFSAESGRGLFLVDSFSDSWGWHPLAGTLSGKVVWALFRVRAAEQQ, encoded by the coding sequence ATGGGGACGAATGGATCGACCGTGCTCGAGCCGTTAAGGCAGGGCCTGCCACCCATCGACCCCGCAGCGGTCTCCAGCTCGGCCTCCTGCGCGCTGCCACCCAGGTACGAAGCGGTGGGCGGGGCAAGACAGTTCACCAAGTCGACGCTGGCGAAGTGGGAGCTCGGCGAGCACTTCGACGACGTGGCCCTGGTCGTCTCCGAGCTCGTCACCAACGCCCTGCGGCACGCCCTGCCCGCGGACACCCCGCGCGAAGGCGATCAGGACCCGCCCGTACGGCTGCACCTGATGCACTGGACCTCGCGTCTGGTGTGCGCGGTGCGCGACCCAAGCCACGAGAGCCCGATGGCGCGCGAGGCCGACGATTTCTCCGCCGAGTCGGGCCGTGGCCTGTTTCTGGTGGATTCCTTCAGCGACAGCTGGGGCTGGCACCCGCTCGCGGGCACGCTGAGCGGCAAGGTGGTCTGGGCACTCTTCCGCGTGAGAGCCGCCGAACAGCAGTAG
- a CDS encoding helix-turn-helix domain-containing protein, with protein sequence MTAGESSGSVVRRILLGSQLRRLRESRGITREAAGYSIRASESKISRMELGRVSFKARDVEDLLTLYGVTDGAERESLLSLAREANVAGWWHSYGDVLPGWFQTYIGLEGAASLIRIYEVQFVHGLLQTESYAHAVVSRGMPQATAAEVDRRVALRLERQKVLVSERAPHFHAVLDEAALRRPYGDRGVMRSQLQHLIEVSEQPNITLQVMPFSFGGHAGESGAFTMLQFPESDLSDLVYLEQLTSALYLDKPEEVAQYRRVMERLQKDSPSPAESRDVLRGLLQLT encoded by the coding sequence GTGACCGCAGGCGAGTCGAGCGGCTCCGTGGTGCGGCGCATCCTGTTGGGATCCCAGCTCAGACGTCTCCGTGAATCGCGTGGCATTACCCGCGAGGCGGCCGGCTACTCGATCCGAGCATCCGAATCGAAGATCAGCCGCATGGAGTTGGGACGGGTGAGCTTCAAGGCCAGGGACGTCGAGGATCTGCTGACGCTCTACGGCGTCACGGACGGAGCAGAGCGCGAGTCCCTGCTCAGTCTGGCGCGGGAGGCCAATGTGGCTGGCTGGTGGCACAGTTATGGCGATGTGCTGCCCGGCTGGTTCCAGACGTACATCGGTCTGGAAGGTGCCGCCTCACTGATCCGGATTTACGAAGTCCAGTTCGTGCACGGGCTGCTGCAGACGGAGAGCTACGCCCACGCAGTCGTCTCCCGCGGCATGCCGCAAGCGACCGCTGCCGAGGTCGACCGCAGGGTCGCGCTGCGCCTGGAGCGCCAGAAGGTCCTCGTGTCCGAGCGTGCGCCGCACTTCCACGCCGTACTGGACGAGGCCGCGCTGCGCCGTCCGTACGGCGACCGGGGCGTGATGCGGAGCCAGTTGCAGCATCTCATCGAGGTCTCGGAGCAGCCGAACATCACCCTTCAGGTGATGCCGTTCAGCTTCGGCGGTCACGCGGGCGAGAGCGGTGCCTTCACGATGCTGCAGTTCCCCGAGTCGGATCTCTCCGATCTGGTCTATCTGGAGCAACTGACAAGTGCGCTCTATCTGGACAAGCCCGAAGAAGTCGCCCAGTACCGAAGGGTGATGGAACGGCTGCAGAAGGACAGTCCGAGTCCGGCGGAGTCACGCGATGTCCTCCGCGGTCTACTCCAACTCACATAA